One segment of Rhodospirillales bacterium DNA contains the following:
- a CDS encoding HAD family hydrolase, which translates to NLAGIKALTFDTGGTLLDWHSGFRDALAEAGLRHGIERDWAQLANDLRRKSLAAMLDQGRDGPPTHNIDDAHRFCLDALCAEAELEAFDAENRHAIAWEAPHRFTAWPDVREGLRALRGTHIVVSFTILSYRLIIDTARCNGLTWDAVLSCEGLGVYKLLPEAYRRAATRLQLTPDQCLMVASHPYDLDAARSVGFRTALIRRPDEWGRDSGDAPPRRQSGPYDLELDSLIELARVASET; encoded by the coding sequence TGAACCTGGCTGGCATCAAGGCGCTGACGTTCGATACCGGTGGCACCCTGCTCGACTGGCACAGCGGCTTTCGCGACGCTCTTGCCGAAGCCGGCCTACGCCACGGCATCGAGCGTGACTGGGCGCAGCTGGCCAATGACCTCCGGCGGAAGTCGCTGGCAGCCATGCTCGACCAAGGGCGCGACGGGCCACCTACCCACAACATCGACGACGCCCACCGGTTTTGCCTCGACGCACTTTGCGCTGAAGCAGAACTCGAAGCGTTCGACGCCGAAAACCGGCATGCGATCGCCTGGGAAGCGCCACACCGCTTCACCGCCTGGCCCGATGTTCGCGAAGGATTGCGGGCCCTCCGAGGGACCCACATCGTCGTGTCCTTCACGATCCTGTCCTATCGGCTGATCATCGACACGGCGCGCTGCAACGGGCTGACCTGGGACGCCGTTCTCTCCTGCGAGGGACTCGGTGTCTACAAGCTCTTGCCCGAAGCCTATCGCCGTGCCGCCACACGTCTGCAGTTGACGCCCGATCAATGCCTGATGGTCGCCAGCCACCCCTATGACCTGGATGCGGCGCGCTCGGTCGGTTTCAGGACGGCGCTCATCCGAAGACCTGACGAGTGGGGGCGGGATTCAGGAGACGCGCCGCCACGTAGGCAATCGGGCCCATACGACCTGGAGCTGGATAGCTTGATCGAACTCGCCCGCGTAGCCTCCGAAACATGA